One Candidatus Saccharimonadales bacterium genomic window carries:
- a CDS encoding HD domain-containing protein has protein sequence MAHLIEKAAKFAADAHEGQRYGTGDPYIMHPTQVADLARRMGYDEIVEAACYLHDVIEDTEVGEADLRREFPDVVVDAVLAVTYTGTSYTEKITQALRHPVGHVVKFCDVSCNFANSVLYGVKPGKKEGEVIPRRAGYLARLHSTLPTPQDIKEYIKSIQ, from the coding sequence ATGGCACATCTCATTGAAAAAGCCGCGAAATTTGCGGCGGATGCCCACGAAGGTCAGCGATATGGTACGGGGGACCCTTATATCATGCACCCAACTCAGGTGGCAGACTTAGCTCGACGGATGGGTTACGACGAAATAGTTGAGGCTGCATGCTATCTTCATGATGTCATAGAAGACACGGAAGTAGGGGAGGCCGACTTGCGGCGGGAATTTCCTGACGTGGTGGTAGACGCTGTTTTGGCGGTTACCTACACAGGTACTAGCTATACTGAGAAAATCACCCAAGCCTTACGTCATCCCGTAGGTCACGTCGTGAAGTTTTGTGATGTCAGTTGCAACTTTGCCAATAGTGTTCTCTACGGTGTAAAACCGGGAAAAAAAGAAGGAGAAGTTATCCCCCGACGAGCCGGCTACCTTGCACGGTTGCACTCTACATTACCTACTCCTCAGGATATTAAAGAATATATAAAAAGTATTCAATAA
- the rpsJ gene encoding 30S ribosomal protein S10, which translates to MAETKEAGLRIRIRLKAYDHKVIDQSAKQIIDTAIRTGASVAGPVPLPTRRSRFTVVKSPHVYKTGGETFEMRVHKRLIDITNATPKTIDSLQNLSLPAGVDAEIRM; encoded by the coding sequence ATGGCAGAAACAAAAGAAGCGGGTCTTCGTATCCGTATTCGCCTCAAGGCGTATGATCACAAGGTGATCGACCAATCAGCAAAACAAATAATTGACACAGCTATCCGCACCGGTGCTAGTGTTGCTGGTCCCGTACCACTTCCAACACGCCGCAGTCGCTTTACCGTTGTTAAGTCTCCCCATGTTTATAAAACTGGTGGTGAAACGTTTGAAATGCGTGTGCACAAGCGCCTTATTGACATTACAAATGCGACCCCTAAGACGATCGATAGCTTGCAAAATCTCAGCCTTCCTGCGGGAGTCGATGCAGAAATTCGTATGTAA